One region of Streptomyces capillispiralis genomic DNA includes:
- a CDS encoding family 2B encapsulin nanocompartment shell protein, producing MSVGEEVRAEQAGQQQSLGTAAARNLATTTKSVPQMQEISSRWLLRMLPWVDVQGGTYRVNRRLTYAVGDGRMTFVKTGDRVEIIPAELGELPALRSYEDDEVLAELAARCRQREIGAGQVIASFGSPAEEVYLLAHGRVERVGTGPYGEDESLGVLADGAYFGEQALLDDDAIWEYTARTLTACTVLVLPREAVQQVAERSDTLREHLRRRLSGPGQPTNKYGEKEIDLAAGHSGEPDIPHTFVDYEARPREYELSVAQTVLRIHTRVADLYNQPMNQTEQQIRLTVEALKERQEHELVNNREFGLLHNCEYDQRIQPHDGVPGPDDLDELLSRRRGTRLLLAHPRAIAAFGRELNKRGLVPETIDMGGNRIPTWRGVPIFPCNKIPVTEARTTSIIALRTGEEDQGVIGLRAAGIPDEIEPSLSVRFMGINEQAIIKYLVTAYYSAAVLVPDALGVLENVEIGRWR from the coding sequence ATGTCGGTAGGCGAAGAGGTCCGCGCGGAGCAGGCCGGGCAGCAGCAGAGCCTCGGTACGGCGGCGGCGCGGAACCTGGCCACCACGACCAAGTCCGTGCCGCAGATGCAGGAGATCAGCTCGCGCTGGCTGCTGCGCATGCTGCCCTGGGTGGACGTGCAGGGCGGTACGTATCGCGTGAACCGGCGGCTGACCTACGCCGTCGGCGATGGCCGGATGACGTTCGTGAAGACCGGCGACCGGGTCGAGATCATCCCGGCGGAACTGGGGGAGCTGCCGGCCCTGCGGTCCTACGAGGACGACGAGGTACTGGCCGAACTGGCCGCCCGCTGCCGGCAGCGGGAGATCGGCGCCGGCCAGGTGATCGCCTCCTTCGGCAGCCCCGCCGAGGAGGTGTACCTGCTGGCGCACGGCAGGGTGGAGCGGGTCGGCACCGGCCCCTACGGCGAGGACGAGTCCCTGGGAGTCCTCGCCGACGGTGCCTACTTCGGCGAGCAGGCCCTGCTGGACGACGACGCCATCTGGGAGTACACCGCCCGCACCCTCACCGCCTGCACCGTGCTGGTCCTGCCGCGCGAGGCCGTCCAGCAGGTCGCCGAGCGGTCGGACACCCTGCGCGAGCACCTGCGCCGGCGGCTCTCGGGTCCCGGGCAGCCCACCAACAAGTACGGGGAGAAGGAGATCGACCTCGCCGCCGGCCACAGCGGCGAGCCGGACATCCCGCACACCTTCGTCGACTACGAGGCCAGGCCGCGCGAGTACGAACTCAGCGTCGCCCAGACCGTGCTGCGCATCCACACCCGCGTGGCCGACCTCTACAACCAGCCCATGAACCAGACGGAACAGCAGATCCGGCTGACCGTCGAGGCACTGAAGGAGCGCCAGGAGCACGAACTCGTCAACAACCGCGAATTCGGTCTGCTCCACAACTGCGAGTACGACCAGCGGATCCAGCCGCACGACGGCGTGCCGGGCCCCGACGACCTGGACGAACTGCTCAGCAGGCGGCGCGGGACCAGGCTGCTGCTCGCCCATCCGCGCGCGATCGCCGCGTTCGGCCGTGAGCTCAACAAGCGGGGACTCGTCCCGGAGACCATCGACATGGGCGGCAACCGCATCCCCACCTGGCGGGGCGTGCCGATCTTCCCGTGCAACAAGATCCCGGTGACCGAGGCGCGCACGACCTCGATCATCGCCCTGCGTACCGGGGAGGAGGACCAGGGCGTGATCGGCCTGCGGGCCGCCGGCATCCCCGACGAGATCGAGCCGAGTCTGTCCGTGCGCTTCATGGGCATCAACGAACAGGCCATCATCAAATACCTGGTCACGGCCTACTACTCGGCCGCGGTCCTGGTACCGGACGCGCTCGGCGTGCTGGAAAACGTCGAGATCGGCCGCTGGCGGTGA
- a CDS encoding N-acetylmuramoyl-L-alanine amidase yields MAPPMSASAFLRALRAEGLTVVEVGDWRDHNRNHKGPWGPVHGVMIHHTVTKGSARTVELCRKGYADLPGPLCHGVITKDGRVHLVGYGRANHAGLGDDDVLRAVIAERGLPADNELNTDGNRHFYGFECENLGDGNDPWPKVQLEAIERAAAAVCRHHGWNERSVIGHKEWQPGKVDPRGFTMGSMRDRIGDRLR; encoded by the coding sequence ATGGCCCCACCCATGTCCGCGAGCGCGTTCCTGCGCGCTCTCAGGGCGGAGGGTCTCACGGTCGTCGAGGTCGGCGACTGGCGTGATCACAACCGCAACCACAAGGGTCCGTGGGGCCCGGTGCACGGCGTCATGATCCACCACACGGTCACCAAGGGCAGCGCCAGGACGGTGGAACTCTGCCGCAAGGGTTACGCGGATCTGCCGGGGCCGCTGTGCCACGGTGTCATCACCAAGGACGGCCGGGTCCACCTCGTCGGCTACGGCCGGGCCAACCACGCGGGGCTCGGCGACGACGACGTGCTCCGCGCGGTGATCGCCGAGCGGGGGCTGCCGGCGGACAACGAGCTGAACACCGACGGCAACCGGCACTTCTACGGGTTCGAGTGCGAGAACCTGGGCGACGGCAATGACCCCTGGCCCAAGGTCCAGCTGGAGGCGATCGAGAGGGCCGCGGCGGCCGTGTGCCGTCACCACGGCTGGAACGAGCGGTCGGTGATCGGGCACAAGGAGTGGCAGCCGGGGAAGGTGGACCCGCGCGGGTTCACCATGGGCTCGATGCGGGACCGGATCGGCGACCGGCTGAGATGA
- a CDS encoding DUF6010 family protein produces MQYVAPIGIGVLYALLMSLVREPHRRRLNAVMVAGAGAAYLSGGGLGGWEFAFTALVTYVAFRGLESWTYIGIAWLLHTAWDVVHHLKGNPIVPFAHTSSLGCAICDPVIALWCLRGGPSLIAPVRRRGRKESRATMTV; encoded by the coding sequence ATGCAGTACGTCGCCCCGATCGGCATCGGCGTTCTCTACGCCCTGCTGATGTCCCTTGTCCGTGAACCGCACCGGCGGCGCCTGAACGCCGTCATGGTCGCCGGTGCGGGCGCCGCCTATCTCAGCGGCGGCGGCCTGGGCGGCTGGGAGTTCGCCTTCACCGCGCTGGTCACCTATGTCGCGTTCCGCGGCCTGGAGTCGTGGACGTACATCGGGATCGCCTGGCTGCTGCACACCGCGTGGGACGTCGTCCACCACCTCAAGGGCAATCCCATCGTCCCCTTCGCCCACACCTCCTCCCTGGGCTGCGCGATCTGCGATCCGGTGATCGCCCTGTGGTGCCTGCGGGGAGGGCCCTCCCTGATCGCGCCGGTCCGCCGCCGCGGACGCAAGGAGTCCCGGGCGACAATGACCGTGTGA
- a CDS encoding 1-aminocyclopropane-1-carboxylate deaminase/D-cysteine desulfhydrase yields MTSSDDSGSAAPTGLRPRLPSPLREAADERFARRGVRLLLKRDDLIHPELVGNKWRKLAPNLSAAAGRTVLTFGGAYSNHLRATAAAGRLLGLDTVGVVRGQELAGRPLNPSLARCAADGMRLHFVDRSAYRRKGEPETLAAVLRAAGAEDAFVVPEGGSNSAAVRGCRELGAELAGRADVAAVACGTGGTLAGLAAGLGTAGRALGIPVLKGGFLADGIRDLQTAAFGGPRGDWSLDDRFHFGGYGRTTPELEAFAVDFEQRHGVPVERLYVAKLLYALVAMAEENAFPRGSTVAAVITGRPFP; encoded by the coding sequence GTGACCAGCTCCGACGATTCCGGCTCGGCCGCCCCCACGGGCCTGCGTCCGCGACTGCCCTCACCCCTGCGGGAGGCCGCGGACGAGCGGTTCGCACGGCGGGGGGTCCGGCTCCTGCTGAAGCGGGACGACCTGATCCACCCGGAGCTGGTCGGCAACAAGTGGCGCAAGCTGGCGCCGAACCTCTCGGCGGCGGCCGGGCGGACCGTGCTCACCTTCGGCGGCGCCTACTCCAACCATCTGCGCGCCACGGCGGCCGCGGGGCGGCTGCTCGGCCTGGACACGGTCGGGGTGGTGCGTGGCCAGGAGCTCGCCGGCCGTCCGCTCAATCCCTCACTCGCGCGGTGCGCGGCGGACGGGATGCGGCTGCACTTCGTCGACCGGTCGGCGTACCGCCGCAAGGGCGAGCCGGAGACCCTGGCGGCCGTCCTGCGCGCCGCCGGCGCCGAGGACGCGTTCGTCGTCCCCGAGGGCGGCAGCAACTCCGCCGCCGTCCGCGGCTGCCGGGAACTCGGTGCGGAGCTGGCCGGGCGGGCCGACGTGGCCGCGGTGGCCTGCGGCACCGGCGGCACCCTGGCCGGACTGGCCGCGGGGCTCGGCACCGCCGGGCGCGCACTGGGCATACCCGTCCTCAAGGGCGGCTTCCTGGCGGACGGGATACGGGACCTGCAGACCGCGGCGTTCGGCGGCCCGCGCGGCGACTGGAGCCTGGACGACCGCTTCCACTTCGGCGGCTACGGCCGCACCACGCCGGAACTGGAGGCGTTCGCCGTGGACTTCGAACAGCGCCACGGCGTCCCCGTGGAGCGCCTCTACGTCGCCAAACTGCTCTACGCCCTGGTCGCCATGGCGGAGGAGAACGCGTTCCCGCGCGGGAGCACGGTCGCCGCCGTGATCACCGGCCGCCCCTTCCCGTGA